In one Alnus glutinosa chromosome 12, dhAlnGlut1.1, whole genome shotgun sequence genomic region, the following are encoded:
- the LOC133852611 gene encoding uncharacterized protein LOC133852611 yields the protein MSNVTSDRDINMDKNWMKETTRSSELYRKGVEEFLRMARRCVDAYNMVRCPCRDYTNRYYKHIKMVELHLFLYGIDQTYTRWLFHGEDLYRVNATANLHTDMNAMIEEIDGVEELLGDIRMGTFVDANIGESSTTWGPRTDNHKQRTSFDRMWKNGMCELYPGCKKSSKIAFILKMLHIKMICNMTDKAFDMVLDLIKGVLPNGETLPCSYREAKLFTRDLGFGYDSIHACKNDCALFWKEHANKEKCPKCDTSRWSCVKGTGKKIPQKVLQYFPIKPRLQRLFISKDTAKQMRWHKDERKDDGNILGHPVDAIVWKKFDEEHEWFARDSRNVRLGLASDGFNPFGNMSTTYSIWPVVLMPYNLPPWRCMKAPNMILSLLIPGPTAPGNEIDVYLRPLVDDLQELWNEGVSTYDALAKETFQLHTALLWTINDYPAYANLSGWSTKGKLACPRCNKDTTFKRLKYGHKYCYMGHRRWLPQDHVWRKNKKLFDGNEEHKLEPEEMSRDQLLQQLMQVEGVQLGKGGKKRNREDEELNWTKKSIFFKLPYWSKLKLRHNLDVMHFEKNICDSVLGTLMNIDGKTKDTAKARKDLREIGIRRELHLQKVGARVKMPLAKYTLTKDDKKKLCDWLKCVKFPNAYASNIGQCVNKLPGKLSGMKSHDCHVFIQRLLPIAIRGNLTPEIRTTLNELSDFFKKLCARTLKVDVLKQMKTDIVVILCKLEQIFPPAFFDIMVHPALHLPREAELGGPVQYRWMYPIERTLGKYKRYVRNRARPEGSITEGYLVDECLTFCSMWMCWIEMRWNREERNADGCLEEAHKGLDVFSQRVRPLGAPKYVTLEDDIFERAKWYVLSNCKETVSYLREHYQIIQSEGCHDIQKKHEANFSRWFRDHIYSNGRNAENVPKELYNLACGPDRQVRSYRGCIVNGVRFHTKECAQTRTTQNSGVVVRGGYDTSNNEYYGELKNVIELRYIGRNFVYLFDCDW from the exons ATGAGTAATGTAACTAGTGATAGAGACATCAATATGGATAAGAATTGGATGAAAGAAACTACTCGATCTTCCGAGCTATATCGAAAAGGTGTTGAAGAATTCTTGAGAATGGCACGTAGATGTGTGGATGCATATAATATGGTGAGGTGTCCATGTCGTGATTACACAAATCGATATTATAAGCATATTAAAATGGTTGAGCTTCACTTGTTTCTTTACGGAATTGATCAGACATATACTCGATGGTTATTTCATGGGGAAGATTTGTATAGGGTGAACGCGACTGCCAACTTGCACACTGATATGAATGCAATGATAGAGGAGATTGATGGGGTTGAAGAATTGTTAGGCGATATCCGTATGGGGACATTTGTGGATGCTAACATAGGTGAATCCTCTACTACTTGGGGTCCAAGGACTGACAATCATAAACAGAGAACCTCTTTTGATCGAATGTGGAAAAATGGCATGTGTGAACTTTATCCAGGCTGTAAGAAATCGTCAAAAATTGCTTTCATTTTGAAGATGCTTCATATAAAGATGATTTGCAACATGACTGACAAGGCATTCGATATGGTGCTTGACTTGATTAAGGGGGTCCTTCCAAATGGAGAGACATTGCCATGCTCGTACAGAGAAGCAAAGCTGTTTACTCGAGACTTGGGTTTCGGTTATGACTCTATACATGCATGCAAGAATGATTGTGCGCTTTTCTGGAAGGAACACgctaataaagaaaaatgccCAAAATGCGACACTTCAAGATGGAGTTGTGTGAAAGGTACTGGTAAGAAAATTCCACAAAAGGTTTTGCAGTATTTCCCAATAAAACCAAGGTTGCAAAGATTGTTTATATCAAAAGATACAGCCAAACAAATGAGGTGGCACaaagatgaaagaaaagatgacGGCAACATTTTAGGACACCCAGTTGATGCTATTGTGTGGAAAAAGTTTGATGAAGAACATGAATGGTTTGCTCGTGATTCTCGCAACGTGCGACTTGGTTTGGCAAGTGATGGTTTCAACCCATTTGGTAATATGAGTACAACATATAGCATATGGCCAGTTGTATTAATGCCGTACAATTTACCTCCGTGGCGGTGTATGAAGGCTCCAAATATGATATTGTCCTTACTTATCCCGGGACCCACGGCACCTGGAAATGAAATTGATGTCTATTTGCGGCCGTTGGTTGATGATTTGCAGGAATTATGGAATGAAGGTGTAAGCACTTACGATGCATTGGCGAAAGAGACATTTCAGTTGCATACGGCATTACTGTGGACTATAAACGACTATCCAGCATATGCAAACTTGTCTGGGTGGTCTACGAAGGGAAAACTTGCGTGTCCGAGGTGTAACAAGGATACAACATTCAAGCGGTTAAAGTACGGGCATAAGTATTGCTACATGGGTCATCGTAGGTGGCTTCCTCAGGATCATGTATGgcgcaaaaacaaaaaattgttcgACGGTAATGAGGAGCATAAATTGGAACCTGAAGAAATGTCTAGGGATCAATTGTTGCAACAACTAATGCAGGTTGAAGGTGTGCAGTTGGGAAAAggtgggaaaaaaagaaatcgcGAAGATGAAGAGTTGAATTGGACGAAGAAGAGTATTTTCTTTAAGTTGCCTTATTGGTCAAAATTGAAACTGCGACACAATTTAGATGTCATGCACTTTGAGAAGAACATATGTGATAGTGTCTTAGGTACTTTGATGAATATTGATGGGAAGACAAAGGACACCGCCAAAGCACGAAAAGATTTACGTGAGATAGGTATACGTAGAGAATTGCACTTGCAAAAAGTTGGTGCAAGAGTTAAGATGCCACTTGCGAAGTACACCTTGACCAAGGATGATAAGAAAAAGTTATGTGACTGGCTAAAATGTGTGAAGTTTCCTAACGCGTATGCGTCTAACATTGGTCAGTGTGTAAACAAGCTTCCTGGTAAGCTTTCAGGAATGAAAAGTCACGATTGTCATGTCTTCATACAACGCTTACTTCCTATTGCAATCCGTGGAAATTTAACTCCCGAAATACGTACAACATTGAATGAATTGagtgatttttttaagaaattatgtgCACGGACATTGAAAGTAGATGTCTTGAAGCAAATGAAGACTGACATTGTTGTGATtctatgcaagttggaacagatATTTCCACCCGCATTTTTTGATATTATGGTTCATCCAGCACTTCATTTACCTCGAGAGGCTGAACTCGGTGGACCAGTACAATATCGTTGGATGTATCCAATTGAAAGGACGCTTGGTAAATATAAGAGGTATGTGCGGAATAGAGCGCGTCCGGAGGGTTCAATTACTGAGGGTTATTTAGTAGATGAGTGTTTGACCTTTTGTTCCATGTGGATGTGTTGGATTGAGATGAGATGGAACCGTGAAGAAAGAAATGCTGACGGCTGCCTAGAAGAAGCTCACAAAGGCTTGGATGTGTTCTCTCAACGAGTTCGACCATTAGGTGCACCAAAATATGTTACACTTGAAGATGACATTTTTGAAAGGGCCAAGTGGTATGTGCTTAGCAACTGTAAGGAAACAGTTTCGTACTTGCG tGAACACTATCAAATTATTCAAAGCGAAGGCTGCCATGACATTCAAAAGAAGCATGAAGCCAATTTTTCACGTTGGTTTCGAGatcatatatatagtaatgGGCGTAATGCAGAAAATGTCCCAAAAGAATTATATAACCTTGCATGTGGGCCTGATCGTCAAGTTAGATCGTATAGAGGTTGCATTGTGAATGGGGTTAGGTTCCACACAAAAGAATGTGCACAAACTCGTACTACCCAGAATAGTGGAGTTGTTGTTCGAGGTGGGTACGACACGTCGAACAATGAGTATTATGGGGAGTTGAAGAACGTTATTGAGTTACGTTACATTGGCAGAAATTTCGTGTATCTATTTGACTGCGATTGGTGA